The following coding sequences are from one Calditrichota bacterium window:
- a CDS encoding DUF370 domain-containing protein, translating to MMISIGYRNYLLAERIVAIVSPETRPTRNLIAGAKERGMLVDATMGKKTKSVIVTNSNHVVLSANSADTIVHRIEISEVKIGVDEEN from the coding sequence ATGATGATCAGTATCGGATATAGAAATTATTTATTAGCGGAACGGATCGTCGCCATCGTGTCGCCGGAGACGCGCCCCACAAGGAATCTGATTGCCGGCGCAAAAGAGCGCGGAATGCTCGTCGATGCCACAATGGGGAAAAAGACAAAATCTGTGATTGTCACTAACAGCAATCATGTGGTTTTATCGGCAAATTCAGCGGATACCATTGTCCATCGCATTGAAATCTCAGAGGTGAAAATTGGCGTGGACGAGGAGAACTGA
- the gmk gene encoding guanylate kinase: MNGLLIFFASPSGGGKTTVIKELLNRYPERFVYSVSSTTRKPRPGEKHGADYYFLAEQEFRQKIDRNEFLEWEHVHDYYYGTDKVLIERYLAQGKHVLLDLDVNGTLNVSKEYPEHSVTIFLAPPSEQVLIRRLKARGTDSAAEIRRRLQRFSMEMEKAKYFQHVVVNDELEKTVSKVLSIISNYENKMDVKNIKQA; encoded by the coding sequence ATGAACGGATTATTGATTTTTTTTGCCTCTCCTTCGGGCGGCGGAAAGACGACGGTCATCAAGGAATTGCTCAACCGCTATCCGGAAAGATTTGTCTATTCTGTTTCGAGCACCACAAGAAAACCGAGGCCTGGCGAAAAACACGGCGCGGATTATTATTTTCTGGCGGAGCAGGAATTTCGGCAAAAAATCGATAGAAATGAGTTTCTGGAATGGGAGCACGTTCATGATTATTACTATGGGACGGACAAAGTTCTCATCGAACGCTATCTGGCGCAGGGTAAACATGTGCTGCTGGATTTGGACGTCAACGGCACGCTGAATGTCAGCAAGGAATATCCTGAGCATTCAGTGACGATATTTCTCGCGCCGCCATCGGAACAAGTTTTGATCAGGAGGCTCAAAGCGCGCGGTACAGATTCGGCAGCGGAAATTAGGCGGCGGTTGCAGCGATTTTCAATGGAAATGGAGAAGGCAAAATATTTTCAGCACGTGGTTGTCAATGATGAACTGGAAAAAACAGTTAGCAAAGTTTTGTCAATTATTTCAAATTATGAAAATAAAATGGACGTTAAAAATATAAAGCAAGCCTAA
- a CDS encoding DNA-directed RNA polymerase subunit omega, whose protein sequence is MSATISLEDLEKFSENVYEAIIVIAKRARQINQEQKRMVEEIVGLDDMEGSEEDEDYLNDEEERNYITLPKPTRLAMEEFLQGKIKYEFLKNAE, encoded by the coding sequence ATGTCAGCAACTATATCTCTGGAAGATTTGGAAAAATTTAGCGAAAATGTTTACGAAGCTATCATCGTCATTGCCAAACGAGCGCGGCAGATCAATCAGGAACAAAAGCGAATGGTTGAGGAAATTGTGGGCTTGGATGACATGGAAGGCTCCGAAGAGGACGAGGACTATTTGAACGATGAAGAAGAAAGAAATTACATCACATTACCCAAGCCGACGCGATTGGCGATGGAAGAATTTTTGCAGGGAAAAATAAAATATGAGTTCCTTAAAAATGCTGAGTAA
- the coaBC gene encoding bifunctional phosphopantothenoylcysteine decarboxylase/phosphopantothenate--cysteine ligase CoaBC translates to MFANKNILVGVTGGIAAYKSCEIIREIKKNGGNVRVVMTPAATKFITPLTLATLSENPVLMDMFADEFGGSTIHIESARWADAILTCPATANTIGKIASGISDNLLTTLVMAATVPVLLCPAMNKEMYRNMMFVENVAKLKKAGYIFVDADEGELACGEVGEGRLAETHKIMFALRKALFGKNVLSGKKILVTAGRTEEDLDPVRFLTNRSSGKMGYAIAEAAAIAGGEVTLVSGPTQLPIFSAGKFISVRTAAEIAAATEKEFPKQDVVVMAAAVADFRPEQVSAHKLKKDDARLTLNLARTRDILQWMGKRKGDKCLVGFALETENEVQNALGKLRQKNLDLIVVNNPLTSGAGFAHSTNVVTIIDKSGNQEQLPLMSKFEVASQLVDRIANLLTKN, encoded by the coding sequence ATGTTTGCCAATAAAAACATTTTAGTCGGAGTCACCGGGGGGATTGCCGCCTATAAAAGTTGCGAGATAATTCGAGAAATAAAAAAGAACGGCGGAAATGTCCGTGTTGTGATGACGCCGGCGGCGACGAAATTCATCACGCCGCTGACGCTGGCAACGTTGTCGGAAAATCCGGTTTTGATGGATATGTTTGCTGATGAATTCGGCGGTTCCACAATTCATATTGAATCCGCGCGTTGGGCTGATGCGATTTTGACGTGCCCGGCGACGGCAAACACAATCGGGAAAATTGCCTCGGGCATTTCAGATAATTTGTTAACCACGCTGGTCATGGCGGCGACGGTGCCTGTTTTGTTGTGTCCTGCGATGAACAAAGAGATGTATCGCAACATGATGTTCGTTGAAAATGTCGCCAAATTGAAAAAAGCGGGCTATATTTTTGTCGATGCTGACGAAGGTGAACTGGCGTGCGGCGAAGTCGGTGAAGGACGGTTGGCGGAAACGCACAAAATTATGTTCGCGCTGAGAAAGGCACTTTTCGGCAAAAATGTGCTATCCGGAAAGAAAATTTTGGTTACCGCCGGAAGGACAGAAGAAGATCTCGATCCGGTGCGCTTTTTGACGAATCGCTCCAGCGGCAAAATGGGTTACGCCATTGCGGAAGCTGCGGCTATTGCCGGGGGCGAGGTGACGCTTGTCAGCGGGCCGACGCAATTGCCGATTTTTTCAGCGGGAAAATTTATCAGTGTACGCACAGCGGCAGAAATAGCGGCGGCGACGGAGAAAGAATTCCCGAAACAAGATGTGGTCGTCATGGCGGCGGCAGTGGCGGATTTTCGGCCGGAACAAGTTTCAGCGCACAAATTAAAAAAAGACGATGCCCGCTTGACGCTAAATCTGGCGCGAACCAGGGATATTCTTCAGTGGATGGGAAAAAGAAAAGGCGACAAATGTCTCGTTGGTTTTGCGCTGGAGACTGAGAATGAGGTGCAAAACGCACTTGGGAAATTGCGACAAAAAAATCTGGATTTAATTGTGGTGAATAATCCGCTGACTTCAGGCGCGGGTTTCGCTCACAGTACCAATGTCGTAACTATCATCGACAAATCCGGGAATCAGGAACAACTCCCGCTGATGAGCAAATTTGAAGTTGCCAGCCAGTTAGTGGATCGTATTGCGAATTTGTTGACAAAAAATTAG
- a CDS encoding uracil-DNA glycosylase → MDTFIDLLDKTKEFFAVQQQLYGDQIFTNISAERLSFLSSERAFPAMMDLSNRVRDCQKCPLAKTRKQVVFGGGDVNSDILLIGEAPGYYEDQAGEVFVGEAGQLLDKILAAVELDRKQIYITNVVKCRPPKNRDPEPHERAACFPILRKQMEILKPKYILALGRIAAHVLLNTTRPLSNLRNRVYRKYGALMVVTYHPAALLRNQKLKRDTWGDVQVFQKCFSEKYRGEVIDLDKH, encoded by the coding sequence GTGGACACATTCATCGACTTGCTCGATAAAACAAAAGAATTTTTTGCCGTTCAGCAGCAGCTTTACGGAGATCAAATTTTCACAAATATATCGGCGGAACGACTTTCGTTTTTATCTTCTGAACGTGCATTTCCTGCAATGATGGACCTGTCAAATCGCGTCAGGGATTGTCAAAAATGTCCGTTGGCAAAAACGAGAAAGCAGGTCGTGTTTGGCGGGGGCGACGTCAATTCAGATATTCTGCTCATTGGCGAAGCTCCGGGTTATTATGAGGATCAGGCAGGAGAGGTGTTTGTCGGCGAAGCCGGACAATTATTGGACAAAATTTTGGCGGCGGTAGAATTGGATAGAAAGCAAATTTACATTACGAACGTTGTCAAATGCCGTCCGCCAAAAAATCGCGATCCGGAGCCTCACGAGCGGGCCGCGTGTTTTCCGATTTTGCGCAAACAAATGGAGATTTTGAAACCAAAATACATACTGGCGCTGGGCAGGATCGCAGCGCATGTTTTGCTGAATACCACCAGACCGCTGAGCAATCTGCGAAATCGCGTGTACAGAAAGTACGGCGCCTTGATGGTCGTCACTTACCATCCGGCGGCGTTATTGCGAAATCAGAAGTTGAAACGGGACACATGGGGAGACGTTCAGGTTTTTCAGAAATGTTTTTCCGAAAAATATCGCGGTGAAGTGATTGACCTTGATAAACATTAA
- the dnaB gene encoding replicative DNA helicase: protein MPQTQRIPPQDIEAEMAVLGSMFLDLEAVGKTVEVIRDANYFYKTAHQIIFEAAKELYDRREPIDVITLSDRLKKRNKLDAVGGQFYLVQLAEKVPSAANVEFYAKIVLEKALLRRLIELNTKIIAKAYGHSGDVFELFDEVEKEIFSLTERKLIRGFEWISPTLHETMSLIQEFAGKKGGVTGVASGFRELDAKTSGFQKSDLVIIAGRPSMGKTALCLNIARNAALDHQVPVGLFSLEMSSHQLALRMLCAEARVDSNAVRTGMLPKHEFPKLSMNVGKLASAPIFIDDTPAMNILEIKAKARRLKYEKDIGLLIIDYLQLIQGPERSESRQMEISAISRSLKALAKELNIPVIALSQLSRAVEARGGDRRPMLSDLRDSGAIEQDADVVLFIYRAERYGKTDKPGIAEIIIGKQRNGPVGTVELSFIPEYTMFSDLARGREEQVEVSTF from the coding sequence ATGCCGCAAACGCAGCGTATTCCCCCGCAAGACATCGAAGCGGAGATGGCTGTTCTCGGATCGATGTTTTTGGATCTGGAAGCCGTTGGCAAGACTGTCGAAGTTATTCGGGATGCGAATTATTTTTATAAAACGGCTCATCAGATTATTTTTGAAGCGGCAAAAGAACTGTACGACAGGCGCGAACCCATCGATGTGATCACTTTGTCTGACCGGCTTAAAAAAAGAAATAAATTGGACGCCGTCGGCGGGCAATTTTATCTCGTCCAATTGGCGGAGAAAGTGCCGTCCGCTGCAAACGTAGAATTCTATGCCAAGATAGTGCTTGAAAAGGCTTTGTTGCGGCGTTTGATCGAGCTGAACACAAAAATTATTGCCAAGGCTTACGGCCATTCTGGCGATGTGTTCGAATTGTTTGATGAAGTTGAAAAAGAGATTTTTTCGTTGACAGAGCGGAAACTCATTCGCGGTTTTGAGTGGATTTCGCCCACTCTGCACGAAACGATGTCGCTGATTCAGGAATTTGCCGGAAAAAAAGGCGGCGTCACAGGCGTCGCGTCCGGGTTTCGCGAGTTGGATGCGAAAACTTCCGGATTTCAGAAATCTGATTTGGTCATTATTGCCGGGCGGCCATCCATGGGCAAAACAGCTTTGTGTTTGAACATCGCCCGTAACGCTGCGCTGGATCATCAAGTGCCGGTCGGTTTGTTCAGTTTGGAAATGTCAAGTCATCAATTGGCACTGCGCATGTTGTGCGCCGAAGCGCGCGTCGATTCTAATGCCGTTCGCACCGGAATGTTGCCAAAACACGAGTTCCCTAAATTGAGCATGAATGTCGGAAAGTTAGCCTCAGCGCCGATTTTTATTGACGACACGCCGGCGATGAATATCCTGGAAATTAAAGCTAAGGCGCGACGTTTAAAATATGAGAAAGATATTGGTCTGCTAATTATTGATTATTTGCAGCTCATTCAAGGTCCGGAAAGATCTGAAAGCCGGCAGATGGAAATTTCTGCCATTTCGCGCTCGTTAAAAGCGCTGGCGAAAGAATTAAATATTCCGGTAATTGCGCTGTCTCAGTTATCTCGGGCCGTGGAAGCCAGGGGCGGAGATCGCCGCCCGATGCTGTCTGATCTGCGTGATTCCGGAGCTATTGAGCAGGACGCGGATGTAGTGCTTTTTATTTACCGGGCGGAACGTTACGGAAAAACCGATAAACCGGGAATCGCGGAAATCATTATTGGCAAGCAACGTAACGGGCCGGTGGGCACTGTGGAGTTGTCTTTTATCCCTGAATATACGATGTTTTCTGACTTAGCGCGCGGAAGGGAAGAGCAAGTTGAAGTTAGCACATTCTAA
- a CDS encoding bifunctional (p)ppGpp synthetase/guanosine-3',5'-bis(diphosphate) 3'-pyrophosphohydrolase gives MKLAHSKTNMLKERQPFDISGEIEERYRSGLRNLIRKIRKYYPGFDVQLLKKAYEFAYNAHRDQLRMSGEPYFEHPLHVANLLAELRMDLVTICGGLLHDVAEDTGVSLDEVREEFGAEIATLVDGVTKISELKFDSFEAQQAENFRKMIISMVEDIRVILIKFADRLHNMRTIDFLPEKKRGRIARETMDIYAPLAHRLGIARIKWELEDLAFKTLYPDEYKSIVQRISDKREERERYIQRVKRPLQRELKKYHLQAAITGRPKHLYSIYNKMRRRHVPFEDILDLQALRVVVKKIEDCYFALGIVHSLFTPIHEKFSDYIATPKSNMYQSLHTKVVGPEGKTVEIQIRTEDMHRTAEEGIAAHWRYKEGKAKEDELDKHLIWLRRVLEWQQDTPGSSEFMEYLKIDLFHDEVFVFSPKGDLFRLPVGSTPIDFAFSVHTAIGYHCLGAKVNKKIVPLSYQLQSGDAVEIITSKTQHPNPDWIHFAKTTKARSKIKRWVNESMSEQSQKLGAEILNKELKKRKISAKPEELQELAPSYGFNDVNQFFAAIGRGEVSPVSIVHKLKPDTEEERESRSGFQKFLRRPKKAGKGVLVQGVDNLLITFGKCCQPVPGEQIVGFITKGRGVVIHRTDCKNMFTLMKQPDRIIEVEWDVEKDQLFNVSLFLIAHSRKKFLNELIDAMSRLNVTISKLNLKKAETFTHVHVTLEVKNLHHLKQIIARLNKLDGLLQVERVSSGEEEKEEAKFFHVVN, from the coding sequence TTGAAGTTAGCACATTCTAAAACGAATATGTTAAAAGAGCGCCAGCCATTCGATATTTCCGGGGAAATTGAGGAAAGATATCGAAGCGGCTTGCGCAATTTGATTCGCAAAATTCGGAAGTACTATCCCGGATTCGATGTGCAATTGCTCAAGAAAGCGTACGAATTTGCTTACAACGCGCATCGTGACCAACTCCGTATGTCCGGGGAGCCTTACTTTGAGCATCCGTTGCATGTGGCAAATCTTTTAGCGGAACTGCGGATGGATCTGGTCACCATTTGCGGCGGTTTGCTGCATGACGTCGCTGAAGACACCGGCGTTTCGCTGGATGAAGTCCGCGAAGAATTTGGCGCTGAAATCGCGACGCTGGTGGATGGTGTGACGAAAATCAGCGAGTTGAAATTTGATAGCTTCGAAGCGCAGCAGGCGGAAAATTTTCGCAAGATGATTATTTCCATGGTTGAAGATATTCGCGTGATTCTGATTAAATTTGCCGATCGACTGCACAACATGCGCACTATTGACTTTTTACCGGAAAAAAAACGCGGTCGGATTGCGCGGGAAACAATGGATATTTACGCGCCATTGGCGCACCGGCTGGGCATTGCGCGGATCAAGTGGGAATTGGAAGATCTGGCGTTTAAAACGCTTTATCCTGATGAATATAAATCTATTGTTCAAAGAATTTCCGACAAACGAGAGGAACGGGAGCGTTACATTCAGCGAGTGAAAAGACCGCTGCAACGGGAATTGAAAAAGTACCATCTGCAAGCCGCTATCACCGGCAGACCCAAACATTTGTACAGCATCTACAACAAAATGCGGCGGCGTCATGTGCCGTTCGAGGACATTCTGGACCTTCAGGCGCTGCGCGTTGTCGTAAAAAAAATCGAAGATTGCTATTTTGCCTTGGGCATTGTTCATAGTTTATTTACGCCTATTCACGAGAAATTTAGCGATTACATTGCCACGCCCAAATCGAATATGTATCAATCGTTGCATACGAAAGTGGTCGGTCCCGAAGGAAAAACAGTGGAAATTCAGATTCGTACCGAAGATATGCATCGCACCGCCGAAGAAGGCATCGCCGCGCATTGGCGTTACAAAGAAGGAAAGGCAAAAGAAGATGAGTTGGATAAACATCTGATTTGGCTCCGCCGCGTACTTGAGTGGCAGCAAGATACGCCTGGTTCTTCCGAATTTATGGAGTATTTGAAAATTGACCTGTTCCACGATGAAGTTTTTGTATTTTCCCCCAAGGGTGATCTTTTTCGTCTGCCGGTCGGGTCGACGCCGATAGATTTTGCTTTTAGTGTGCATACGGCTATTGGCTACCATTGTCTTGGCGCAAAAGTGAACAAGAAAATTGTTCCTTTGAGTTATCAGTTGCAAAGTGGCGACGCGGTGGAAATTATTACTTCCAAGACTCAGCATCCCAATCCGGATTGGATTCATTTTGCGAAAACAACCAAAGCGAGATCAAAAATTAAACGCTGGGTAAATGAATCCATGTCCGAGCAGAGTCAGAAGCTGGGGGCGGAAATTTTGAACAAAGAACTGAAAAAGAGAAAAATTTCCGCGAAACCGGAAGAGTTGCAAGAACTGGCGCCAAGTTATGGCTTTAATGACGTGAACCAGTTTTTTGCCGCGATTGGGCGAGGCGAAGTGTCGCCGGTGAGCATTGTTCACAAATTAAAGCCTGATACCGAAGAAGAAAGAGAAAGCAGGAGCGGTTTTCAGAAATTTTTGCGACGGCCGAAAAAGGCGGGCAAGGGTGTTTTGGTTCAAGGGGTGGATAATTTGTTGATTACGTTCGGGAAATGTTGCCAGCCCGTGCCGGGCGAGCAAATTGTTGGCTTTATCACCAAAGGACGCGGCGTTGTTATTCATCGCACGGATTGCAAAAATATGTTTACTCTGATGAAGCAGCCGGATCGGATAATTGAAGTCGAATGGGATGTGGAGAAGGATCAGCTTTTCAATGTCTCATTATTTTTAATAGCTCACTCGCGAAAGAAATTTTTAAATGAATTAATTGATGCCATGTCGCGACTTAATGTTACAATTTCCAAGTTGAATTTGAAAAAAGCCGAAACTTTCACGCATGTTCATGTTACTCTTGAAGTAAAAAATTTGCATCATCTGAAGCAAATCATCGCCCGGTTGAATAAATTAGACGGCTTGTTACAGGTCGAGCGAGTGAGCAGCGGGGAAGAAGAAAAAGAGGAGGCGAAATTTTTTCATGTCGTAAATTAA
- a CDS encoding integration host factor subunit beta has product MKRTITKKDVAKRTAKLVGEKIYLTEKIVDGVFTTLREFMSEADPEVRIEIRDFGVFEVKTTKPKPKARNPKTGEIIYVPARRKTHFKAGKLLKEILKQPLE; this is encoded by the coding sequence ATGAAAAGAACCATCACAAAAAAAGATGTGGCTAAACGTACCGCGAAACTGGTCGGGGAAAAGATCTATCTTACTGAGAAAATTGTGGATGGTGTTTTTACAACATTGCGTGAGTTCATGTCCGAGGCAGACCCGGAAGTCCGCATTGAAATTCGAGATTTTGGCGTGTTTGAAGTAAAAACCACAAAACCAAAACCCAAGGCTCGTAATCCGAAAACAGGGGAAATCATTTATGTCCCGGCGCGTCGAAAAACCCATTTCAAGGCGGGAAAATTGCTGAAGGAAATATTGAAACAACCGCTTGAATAA
- the ruvX gene encoding Holliday junction resolvase RuvX, translated as MSVDFGERRVGIAISDPLGVIAQPLPTIEVKSNAQLLRDLGEIIQKKAVVRIVVGMPLNLKGERGKTAQAVEKFVRQLRKKAAVPVEIWDERFTSVVAEQTIRAMGKSPSRHKGKIDQISAQLILQNYLDAKALRR; from the coding sequence TTGTCCGTCGATTTTGGCGAACGACGCGTGGGCATTGCCATCAGCGATCCCCTGGGCGTCATCGCTCAGCCATTGCCGACGATTGAAGTGAAATCCAACGCACAACTTCTGCGCGATCTCGGAGAAATAATTCAAAAAAAAGCAGTCGTCCGGATCGTCGTGGGAATGCCGTTGAATTTAAAAGGCGAGCGAGGAAAAACAGCGCAAGCTGTGGAAAAATTTGTGCGGCAGTTGAGAAAAAAAGCCGCCGTGCCCGTGGAAATTTGGGACGAGCGATTCACCTCTGTGGTGGCGGAACAGACAATTCGCGCCATGGGAAAATCTCCCAGCCGCCACAAAGGAAAAATTGATCAAATTTCAGCGCAATTAATCTTACAAAATTATCTGGATGCAAAAGCTCTCAGAAGATGA
- a CDS encoding Gfo/Idh/MocA family oxidoreductase, whose translation MGSKKFRVGVSGVSGIAQMLHLPILSKMANVEVSAVFDYDYYRAKRIAEKFKIKHVFNNFDDFVRSPNFDLLDICSPVNLHFSEASSAIKSGKHALIEKPFTQNAIEAAAIVELAQSKQKRIMSLMNLKFRPDAIALKSLLDSNKIGDVFFVKAGWLRRNEKWQQKAVFQKNQQGVIMHLGLQLVDLSLWLLNDPNVRTVKANGFRQIMKSWVEDTAFLHLGLENNVSVALEVGWKLDYGADFLYVNLLGEHGAAKLNPFTLLTENNGKLVETRSGETIFHDDPFHKSYENALSHFFYCLENDQPLQISGAEIINRMKIIDAVYESVKTGKEVELT comes from the coding sequence ATGGGATCGAAGAAGTTTCGAGTTGGAGTGAGCGGCGTCAGCGGGATCGCGCAGATGCTTCATTTGCCGATTTTAAGCAAGATGGCAAATGTCGAGGTCAGCGCGGTTTTCGATTATGATTACTATCGAGCGAAGCGCATCGCTGAAAAATTTAAAATAAAACATGTTTTTAATAATTTTGATGATTTTGTGCGCTCGCCAAATTTTGATTTGCTGGACATCTGTTCGCCGGTGAATTTGCATTTTAGCGAAGCTTCGTCAGCGATCAAATCTGGCAAGCATGCCCTCATTGAAAAACCATTCACACAAAACGCAATAGAAGCGGCAGCAATTGTCGAGCTGGCACAGTCGAAGCAAAAGCGCATCATGTCATTGATGAATTTGAAGTTTCGCCCCGATGCTATTGCGCTGAAAAGTCTCCTCGATTCTAACAAAATTGGCGATGTTTTTTTTGTCAAAGCCGGCTGGCTGAGGCGAAATGAAAAATGGCAACAAAAGGCTGTTTTTCAAAAAAATCAACAAGGCGTGATCATGCATTTGGGTTTGCAGTTAGTGGATTTGAGCTTGTGGCTGCTGAACGATCCGAATGTGAGAACTGTCAAGGCAAACGGTTTTCGCCAAATTATGAAGTCGTGGGTCGAAGACACTGCTTTTTTGCATCTGGGATTGGAAAATAACGTCAGTGTCGCACTTGAAGTCGGATGGAAGCTCGATTATGGCGCAGATTTTCTCTACGTCAATTTGCTGGGAGAACACGGCGCAGCGAAATTGAACCCCTTTACTCTGTTAACGGAGAATAATGGAAAATTGGTGGAGACAAGATCCGGCGAAACGATTTTTCATGACGACCCTTTTCATAAATCCTACGAAAACGCGCTCTCGCATTTTTTCTATTGTCTGGAAAATGATCAACCTTTACAAATCAGCGGCGCTGAAATTATCAACCGCATGAAAATTATCGATGCGGTTTATGAATCAGTCAAGACCGGGAAAGAGGTAGAACTGACATGA
- the lnt gene encoding apolipoprotein N-acyltransferase: protein MKRDLIFSLLTGFFLSLAFPPFHLGFLAYVALIPFFFLLQSKNFRESARWGYATGLFVNLGTLYWISWVTVPGAIAAILYLPVYFVLYAVIHTFLQRRLPEKYFYLCIPFLWTGMEYLRSLGVLGFPWNSLAYTQTYYLSLIQYAEYTSLFGVSFWIVWLNVIIFLIIKNVNNYRKIVFYFALLILLFLLPYIYGKIVVPPSNEAPQEKIRVGLVQGDIDPLEKWDDAFRMENLKIYQSLTYQMNTDSLDLIIWPETATPVYLRDSEVYRQAIREIVDSLHVSLITGTPDYQFLPDHSYKTFNAVFSFVPGKKNFDVYRKLHLVPFGERVPFTETFPFIADLLEKLEMGEGNFSPGDSIVSFKIPWKKTSASRTASERRYFMAPVVVCFESLFSNLVRKFVLNGADILIIITNDAWFGKSQAPFHHAQAAVFRAIENRISIARCANTGVSMFIDAYGRTSSETPIWVRTAISGELTPRQKNTFFSVHGHLFTNIVSLFNLLPLIYAILSLLRKNNS from the coding sequence ATGAAGCGAGACCTGATTTTTTCACTATTAACAGGATTTTTTCTTTCTCTTGCTTTTCCGCCGTTTCATCTTGGATTTTTAGCGTATGTGGCATTGATCCCTTTCTTTTTTCTTTTGCAAAGTAAAAATTTCCGGGAATCGGCTCGCTGGGGCTATGCGACCGGTTTGTTTGTGAATCTGGGGACGCTTTATTGGATCAGTTGGGTCACAGTCCCCGGGGCAATAGCGGCTATTTTGTATTTGCCGGTATATTTTGTGCTTTATGCCGTTATTCACACTTTTTTGCAACGGCGGCTCCCTGAAAAATATTTCTATCTGTGCATTCCTTTTTTGTGGACTGGCATGGAATATTTGCGTTCGCTCGGCGTGTTGGGTTTCCCGTGGAATTCTTTGGCGTACACGCAAACTTATTACCTGTCGCTGATTCAATATGCCGAGTACACCAGTTTGTTTGGCGTTTCTTTTTGGATCGTATGGTTGAACGTCATTATTTTTCTGATCATAAAAAACGTGAATAATTACCGGAAAATTGTCTTCTATTTTGCACTGTTGATTTTACTTTTTCTCTTGCCTTACATTTACGGCAAAATTGTCGTGCCGCCGTCGAATGAAGCGCCTCAAGAAAAGATTCGCGTTGGTTTGGTGCAAGGGGACATCGATCCCCTGGAGAAATGGGACGACGCCTTTCGCATGGAAAATCTGAAAATTTACCAGTCGTTGACCTATCAAATGAACACCGATTCCCTCGATTTGATTATCTGGCCGGAAACTGCGACACCGGTCTATCTGCGCGATTCTGAAGTTTATCGTCAGGCGATACGGGAAATCGTGGACAGTCTCCATGTTTCGTTGATTACCGGCACTCCGGATTACCAATTTCTTCCCGACCATAGCTACAAAACGTTCAACGCCGTATTTTCATTTGTCCCCGGAAAAAAAAACTTTGACGTCTATCGGAAGTTACATTTAGTCCCTTTCGGCGAGCGCGTGCCCTTTACGGAAACGTTTCCATTCATTGCAGATCTGCTGGAAAAGTTGGAAATGGGCGAGGGGAATTTTTCGCCGGGAGATTCGATCGTGTCCTTTAAAATTCCTTGGAAAAAGACGTCTGCATCGCGAACGGCGTCTGAACGTCGCTATTTCATGGCGCCGGTGGTTGTCTGTTTTGAGTCGCTTTTTTCCAATTTGGTGCGAAAATTCGTATTGAACGGGGCCGATATCCTCATCATCATTACCAACGATGCCTGGTTCGGTAAAAGTCAGGCGCCGTTCCATCACGCTCAAGCCGCTGTTTTTCGCGCCATTGAAAATAGAATTTCTATTGCTCGCTGCGCAAATACGGGAGTTTCCATGTTCATCGACGCCTATGGCCGTACCAGTTCTGAGACGCCGATTTGGGTGCGCACCGCTATTTCTGGCGAACTGACGCCACGCCAAAAAAATACTTTCTTCAGCGTTCACGGACATCTGTTTACGAATATTGTTTCCTTATTCAACTTGCTTCCATTGATTTATGCAATTCTTTCTCTGTTGCGAAAAAATAACAGCTAA